A portion of the Chromobacterium sp. IIBBL 290-4 genome contains these proteins:
- a CDS encoding TIGR00645 family protein — protein sequence MQDQTTQQPEVRKSLLGQVIFSSRWLQLPIYLGLIVVQGVYAWKFLAQLWELLEGLNHLTETDIMLAVLGLIDVVMIANLLVMVTVGGYETFVSRLRIDSHPDQPEWLDHVNASVLKVKLSMAIISISSIHLLQTFINASRIDEHTIKWQLFLHLAFLLSAAAIAYTDKLLAGATAQHASH from the coding sequence ATGCAAGACCAAACCACCCAACAACCTGAAGTCCGAAAATCGCTGCTGGGGCAGGTGATTTTCAGCAGCCGCTGGCTGCAACTGCCCATCTATCTGGGCCTGATCGTGGTGCAGGGCGTATACGCCTGGAAGTTTCTCGCGCAGCTGTGGGAGCTTCTGGAAGGGCTGAACCACCTGACCGAAACCGACATCATGCTGGCGGTGCTGGGGCTGATAGACGTGGTGATGATCGCCAACCTGCTGGTGATGGTGACGGTGGGCGGCTACGAAACCTTTGTGTCGCGGCTGCGCATCGACAGCCATCCGGACCAGCCGGAGTGGCTGGACCATGTCAACGCCTCAGTGTTGAAGGTGAAGCTGTCGATGGCCATCATCAGTATCTCCTCCATCCACTTGCTGCAAACTTTCATCAACGCCAGCCGCATCGACGAGCACACCATCAAGTGGCAACTGTTCCTGCATCTGGCCTTTTTGTTGTCGGCGGCGGCCATCGCTTACACCGATAAGCTGCTGGCCGGCGCCACCGCTCAGCACGCTTCGCATTGA
- the metF gene encoding methylenetetrahydrofolate reductase [NAD(P)H] — MTQTPRTFSFEFFPPKTPEGIAKLRTTRQQLAQFKPQFFSVTFGAGGTTRDGTLSTVLEIRSEGQAAAPHLSCIGSTRENIAAILNEYRNNGIRHLVALRGDIPSGMVAAGEFRYANELVEFIRAEHGDHFHIEVAAYPEFHPQARSAEDDLNNFVRKVRAGANSAMTQYFFNADSYFRFVDEARARGVDIPIVPGIMPISNFGQLCRFSDMCGAEVPRWLRLRMQAYYDDTASIRALGLDVVTELCDRLLQGGAPGLHFYTLNQAGLVSTIWQRLGL, encoded by the coding sequence ATGACACAGACGCCACGCACCTTCAGCTTCGAGTTTTTCCCGCCCAAGACGCCGGAAGGCATCGCCAAGCTGCGCACCACGCGCCAGCAACTGGCCCAGTTCAAACCGCAATTCTTCTCGGTGACCTTCGGCGCCGGCGGAACCACTCGCGACGGCACCTTGTCTACCGTGCTGGAAATCCGCAGCGAGGGGCAGGCGGCTGCGCCGCACTTGTCCTGCATCGGCTCCACCCGCGAGAATATCGCCGCCATCCTGAACGAGTACCGCAACAACGGCATCCGCCATCTGGTGGCCTTGCGCGGCGACATCCCGTCCGGCATGGTGGCGGCCGGCGAGTTCCGCTACGCCAACGAGCTGGTGGAGTTCATCCGCGCCGAGCATGGCGACCACTTCCACATCGAGGTGGCGGCGTATCCGGAGTTCCATCCGCAAGCGCGCTCGGCCGAGGACGATCTGAACAATTTCGTGCGCAAGGTGCGGGCCGGCGCGAACTCGGCGATGACGCAATACTTCTTCAACGCCGACAGCTATTTCCGCTTCGTCGATGAGGCGCGCGCGAGAGGGGTGGACATCCCCATCGTGCCCGGTATCATGCCGATCTCCAATTTCGGCCAACTCTGTCGCTTTTCCGATATGTGCGGAGCGGAAGTGCCGCGCTGGCTGAGATTGCGGATGCAAGCCTATTACGACGACACCGCGTCCATCCGCGCGCTGGGCCTGGATGTGGTGACCGAGCTGTGCGACCGCCTGTTGCAAGGCGGCGCGCCGGGGCTGCATTTCTATACCTTGAATCAGGCGGGCCTGGTCTCCACCATCTGGCAGAGGCTGGGCCTGTGA
- the ahcY gene encoding adenosylhomocysteinase: MADFSDFHVADISLAAWGRKELNIAETEMPGLMATRDEYRASQPLRGARIAGSLHMTVQTAVLIETLTALGAEVRWASCNIFSTQDHAAAAIAAAEIPVFAFKGESLDEYWDFSHKIFEWPEGQPANMILDDGGDATLLLMLGSKAEKDIGVIAHPTNEEETALFASIKRHLAVDPHWYSKRLEHIQGVTEETTTGVHRLYQLEKDGHLPFPAINVNDSVTKSKFDNLYGCRESLVDGIKRATDVMVAGKVAVVLGYGDVGKGCAQSLRGLGATVWVTEIDPICALQAAMEGYRVVRMDEVADQADIFVTATGNVGVITHEHMKKMRNNAIICNIGHFDSEIEVASLRQYQWDNIKPQVDHIIFPDGKRVILLAEGRLVNLGCATGHPSFVMSNSFTNQVLAQIELFANGNKYDKKVYVLPKHLDEKVARLHLARIGARLTELSDLQSAYISVPKQGPYKPDHYRY, encoded by the coding sequence ATGGCTGATTTTTCCGATTTTCACGTTGCTGACATCAGCCTTGCCGCCTGGGGCCGCAAGGAGCTGAACATCGCCGAAACCGAAATGCCGGGCCTGATGGCTACGCGCGACGAGTACCGCGCCAGCCAGCCGCTGCGCGGCGCGCGCATCGCCGGCAGCCTGCACATGACGGTGCAGACCGCGGTGCTGATCGAAACGCTGACCGCGCTGGGCGCGGAAGTGCGCTGGGCTTCGTGCAATATCTTCTCCACTCAGGACCACGCCGCCGCCGCCATCGCCGCAGCCGAAATCCCGGTATTCGCCTTCAAGGGCGAGAGCCTGGACGAGTACTGGGACTTCAGCCACAAGATCTTCGAATGGCCCGAAGGCCAGCCGGCCAATATGATCCTGGACGACGGCGGCGACGCCACCTTGCTGCTGATGCTGGGCAGCAAGGCGGAGAAGGACATCGGCGTGATCGCCCACCCGACCAATGAAGAAGAAACCGCGCTGTTCGCCTCGATCAAGCGCCATCTGGCCGTGGATCCGCACTGGTATTCCAAGCGTCTTGAGCATATCCAGGGCGTGACCGAGGAAACCACCACCGGCGTGCACCGACTGTATCAGCTGGAAAAGGATGGCCATCTGCCCTTCCCGGCGATCAACGTCAACGACTCGGTCACCAAGTCCAAGTTCGACAATCTGTACGGCTGCCGCGAATCGCTGGTGGACGGCATCAAGCGCGCCACCGACGTGATGGTGGCCGGCAAAGTGGCGGTGGTGCTGGGCTACGGCGATGTGGGCAAGGGTTGCGCGCAAAGCTTGCGCGGCCTGGGCGCCACCGTGTGGGTGACCGAGATCGACCCGATCTGCGCGCTGCAGGCGGCGATGGAAGGCTACCGCGTGGTGCGCATGGACGAGGTGGCCGATCAGGCCGACATCTTCGTCACCGCCACCGGCAACGTCGGCGTGATCACCCACGAGCACATGAAGAAGATGCGCAACAACGCCATCATCTGCAATATCGGCCACTTCGACAGCGAGATCGAAGTCGCGTCCTTGCGCCAGTATCAATGGGACAACATCAAGCCGCAGGTCGATCACATCATCTTCCCGGACGGCAAGCGCGTGATCCTGCTGGCCGAAGGCCGCCTGGTGAATCTGGGCTGCGCCACTGGCCATCCGAGCTTCGTGATGTCCAACAGCTTCACCAATCAGGTGCTGGCGCAGATCGAGCTGTTCGCCAATGGCAATAAGTACGACAAGAAAGTGTATGTGCTGCCCAAGCATTTGGACGAGAAAGTGGCGCGCCTGCACCTGGCCCGCATCGGCGCACGCCTGACCGAGTTGTCCGACCTGCAATCGGCCTATATCAGCGTGCCCAAGCAAGGGCCTTATAAGCCGGACCACTATCGTTATTGA
- a CDS encoding histidine kinase N-terminal 7TM domain-containing protein, with amino-acid sequence MHFVFTPLAALSGLAALISAAICIMAWNRRRFAGVGGLALLMASVAFWSAGAMCELSVTSIAAKVWWSKIEYIGTLSTPVLFFLLALDYNHIYLLRSRRWLCVLFAVPLLCLLLACTNEWHQLIWTSYRYSPSGYNLLIYGHGPVFWLGVAGYSYLMMLLGSLLMIRAMHYYPAHFRGQSIILLLSATAPWFGNVLYLTGTFPLHGLDPTPHSFAITGIVFAIDLLYLRQLYLVPVARARAFEAMGDGIVVVDHQLRILDLNPAGAHMLGRPLDALQGGTLPAPWLDIRMLDEDGRHLELMSPEGGKILDIRAYAVDQGNSAAHTRMLVMRDITLRREAEDALKNANQQLIERLAEIEQLQTALREQALRDPLTGLFNRRYLDETFEREKNRAERERHPIAVAMIDLDNFKRINDQHGHQMGDQVLRSLAGLLQRESRAADIVCRLGGEEFLVLLPGSDAEQARQRVEHWRCLFAAMLHVSQRQSFHTSFSCGIAALPDHGADLHQLYQRADQALYQAKAAGKNRSCLAGESAN; translated from the coding sequence ATGCACTTCGTTTTCACACCTCTGGCGGCACTTTCAGGTCTGGCGGCGCTGATTTCCGCAGCCATCTGCATCATGGCCTGGAACCGCCGACGCTTCGCCGGGGTGGGCGGCCTGGCCTTGCTGATGGCGTCGGTGGCATTCTGGTCGGCCGGCGCGATGTGCGAATTGTCCGTCACCAGCATAGCCGCCAAGGTGTGGTGGTCCAAGATCGAATACATCGGCACGCTCAGCACGCCGGTGCTGTTTTTCCTGCTGGCGCTCGATTACAACCATATCTATCTGCTGCGCAGCCGCCGCTGGCTGTGCGTGCTGTTCGCGGTGCCCCTGCTCTGCCTGCTGCTGGCCTGCACCAATGAATGGCATCAGCTGATCTGGACCAGCTATCGCTACAGCCCATCGGGCTACAATCTGTTGATTTACGGCCATGGCCCCGTGTTCTGGCTGGGCGTGGCCGGCTATTCCTATCTGATGATGCTGCTGGGCAGCTTGCTGATGATCCGGGCCATGCACTATTACCCGGCGCACTTTCGCGGCCAGTCCATCATCCTGTTGCTCAGCGCCACCGCCCCCTGGTTTGGCAATGTACTCTACCTGACCGGCACCTTCCCCCTGCATGGACTGGACCCGACGCCGCACTCCTTCGCCATCACCGGCATCGTCTTCGCCATCGATCTGCTCTACCTGCGCCAGCTTTACCTCGTGCCGGTGGCGCGCGCCCGCGCCTTCGAGGCCATGGGCGACGGCATCGTGGTGGTGGACCATCAGTTGCGCATCCTCGATCTCAACCCAGCCGGCGCCCACATGCTGGGCAGGCCGCTGGACGCGCTGCAAGGCGGCACGCTGCCCGCGCCCTGGCTGGACATCCGCATGCTGGATGAGGATGGCAGGCATCTGGAGTTGATGTCGCCGGAGGGCGGCAAGATTCTGGACATCCGCGCTTACGCGGTGGATCAAGGCAACAGCGCCGCGCACACGCGCATGCTGGTGATGCGCGACATCACGCTGCGGCGCGAAGCGGAAGATGCGCTGAAAAACGCCAATCAGCAATTGATCGAACGATTGGCGGAAATCGAACAACTGCAAACCGCGCTGCGCGAACAGGCCTTGCGCGACCCGCTCACCGGGCTGTTCAACCGCCGTTATCTGGACGAAACCTTCGAGCGCGAGAAAAACCGCGCCGAGCGCGAACGCCACCCCATCGCGGTGGCGATGATAGACCTGGACAATTTCAAGCGCATCAACGATCAGCATGGCCACCAGATGGGCGACCAGGTGCTGCGCTCGCTGGCCGGACTCTTGCAAAGGGAAAGCCGCGCCGCCGACATTGTCTGCCGCCTGGGCGGAGAAGAGTTCCTGGTGCTGCTGCCGGGCAGCGACGCCGAACAAGCCCGCCAAAGAGTGGAGCACTGGCGATGCCTGTTCGCCGCCATGCTGCATGTCAGCCAACGCCAAAGCTTCCACACCAGCTTTTCCTGCGGCATCGCCGCCCTGCCCGACCACGGCGCGGACTTGCATCAACTGTATCAACGAGCCGATCAGGCCCTGTACCAGGCCAAGGCGGCGGGTAAAAACCGCAGCTGCCTGGCTGGCGAATCGGCAAACTGA
- a CDS encoding alpha/beta hydrolase: MKHIAWILALALPAAQAAPELNCYIPGKGKPAHCGELRRPLNPQRADGPGISIRYIVIPTKAPHPGHPVFFLAGGPGQSASRFAGALAQLLKETSRKHDLVFVDQRGTGQSAPLPCPEDSRQGSDPARYAGECLQRLAKTPWGQPQFFTTSIAAQDMEAVRRHLGYGKADLLGVSYGTRLALEWQRQYPDSIDRQLLDSVVPPDINLPLSAAVDADRALRQLLQRCAEDQDCKRRYPQLSQRVADLLNHLPPTIKLPRLSGGIHEQAVPREQILDWIRQPLYAPASSRALPAALYAASQGNWLPLSGLGQQGGRQLAYDPLAISLGMHLSAVCAEDMPLYRPAAAPAGLFGDGLAKRYRQMCAQWPVSPAPAAFYQLTPSAGAVWMLAGSADPITPPRHAQRLAGVLGRNARVSVIPNAGHNVIGLACLPQAAAEFFDAPDSAAALKVDIHCADKLPAARAFVPPSVENPS; the protein is encoded by the coding sequence ATGAAACATATCGCATGGATTCTGGCTTTGGCGCTCCCCGCAGCCCAAGCCGCGCCCGAGCTGAATTGCTACATTCCCGGCAAAGGCAAGCCCGCTCATTGCGGCGAACTGCGGCGGCCGTTGAACCCGCAGCGGGCCGACGGACCCGGCATCTCCATCCGCTACATCGTGATTCCGACCAAGGCCCCACATCCCGGCCATCCCGTCTTTTTCCTGGCAGGCGGCCCCGGGCAAAGCGCCAGCCGTTTTGCCGGCGCGCTGGCTCAGCTCTTGAAAGAAACCAGCCGCAAGCACGATCTGGTCTTTGTCGATCAGCGCGGCACCGGCCAATCCGCCCCCTTGCCCTGCCCGGAAGATAGCCGGCAGGGCAGCGATCCCGCGCGCTACGCTGGCGAATGCCTGCAGCGCCTAGCCAAGACGCCATGGGGCCAACCGCAATTCTTCACCACCTCGATAGCCGCCCAAGACATGGAGGCCGTTCGCCGCCACCTGGGCTATGGCAAAGCGGACCTGCTGGGCGTGTCCTATGGCACGCGGCTGGCGCTGGAGTGGCAGCGCCAGTACCCCGACAGCATAGACCGCCAATTGCTCGATAGCGTCGTTCCGCCGGACATCAACCTGCCCTTGAGCGCCGCCGTCGACGCCGACCGCGCGCTGAGGCAATTGCTGCAACGCTGCGCGGAAGACCAAGACTGCAAGCGGCGCTATCCGCAATTAAGCCAGCGGGTGGCGGATTTGTTGAACCATTTGCCGCCGACAATCAAACTGCCGCGCCTGAGCGGCGGCATCCACGAACAGGCTGTGCCTCGCGAGCAGATTCTGGATTGGATACGCCAGCCTTTGTACGCTCCGGCCAGCAGCCGCGCCCTGCCCGCCGCCCTGTACGCCGCCAGCCAGGGCAATTGGCTGCCGCTCTCCGGCCTGGGGCAACAAGGCGGTCGCCAATTAGCCTACGATCCGCTCGCCATCAGCCTGGGCATGCACTTGTCCGCGGTCTGCGCCGAAGACATGCCGCTTTACCGCCCGGCAGCCGCGCCAGCCGGGCTGTTCGGCGACGGCTTGGCCAAGCGTTACCGCCAAATGTGCGCGCAATGGCCGGTTAGCCCGGCGCCCGCCGCGTTTTATCAGCTGACACCCAGCGCCGGCGCCGTCTGGATGCTGGCCGGCAGCGCCGACCCCATCACTCCGCCTCGGCACGCGCAGCGTCTGGCCGGGGTCCTGGGACGCAACGCGCGCGTCAGCGTCATTCCCAATGCCGGCCACAATGTCATCGGCCTGGCCTGCCTGCCCCAAGCCGCCGCCGAATTTTTCGACGCGCCGGATTCCGCCGCCGCGCTGAAAGTCGATATCCATTGCGCAGACAAGCTCCCCGCCGCCCGCGCCTTCGTTCCGCCCAGCGTGGAGAACCCGTCATGA
- a CDS encoding ATP-binding cassette domain-containing protein has protein sequence MIQIENLSKTFPARREGWKRRPPVVAVNGLNFRAERGRITGLLGPNGAGKTTTLRILAGLMQADQGVATVDGLDARAQPLAVRARIGVLSDGRGLYPRLSARMNLAYFGRLQSLSETRIAERIEELSALLDLTPLLDRRCAGFSTGESMRIALARAMLHQPDYLILDEPTNGLDVQATRHLRDILRHLKTAEGGSCGIVLATHIMQEVERLCDDVTLIVAGRHRNQGSVAELNQQAGCDNFEDSFVRLAFEQGSAR, from the coding sequence ATGATACAGATCGAAAACCTGAGCAAGACCTTTCCGGCGCGCCGCGAAGGCTGGAAACGACGACCGCCGGTCGTGGCCGTAAACGGCCTGAACTTCCGCGCCGAGCGCGGCCGCATCACCGGCTTGCTGGGCCCGAACGGCGCGGGCAAAACCACCACGCTGCGCATTCTGGCCGGACTGATGCAGGCCGACCAAGGCGTGGCGACCGTAGATGGGCTGGATGCCCGCGCCCAGCCGCTGGCGGTGCGCGCGCGCATCGGCGTGCTCAGCGATGGCCGCGGCCTGTATCCGCGGCTCAGCGCGCGAATGAATCTGGCTTATTTCGGCCGTCTGCAAAGCCTCAGCGAGACTCGCATCGCCGAGCGCATCGAGGAACTGTCGGCCTTGCTGGACCTGACGCCCTTGCTGGACAGACGCTGCGCCGGTTTCAGCACGGGAGAGTCCATGCGCATCGCGCTCGCCCGCGCCATGCTGCATCAACCGGACTATCTGATCCTGGATGAGCCGACCAATGGCCTGGACGTGCAGGCCACCCGCCATCTGCGCGACATTCTCCGGCATCTGAAAACCGCCGAGGGCGGCAGTTGCGGCATCGTCTTGGCCACCCACATCATGCAAGAAGTGGAAAGACTGTGCGACGACGTGACGCTGATCGTCGCCGGCCGCCACCGCAATCAGGGCAGCGTGGCGGAACTGAACCAACAAGCCGGTTGCGACAATTTCGAGGATAGCTTCGTCCGGCTGGCCTTTGAACAAGGGAGCGCGCGATGA
- a CDS encoding ABC transporter permease, which yields MMRTWFAIVAKELVDALRDRKTLWLILALPLLNGTVMIGMASFMVQEAESQQQEKQLLLDHREYAPALSNYLERQGFQLQPAPADYRQRISKGELKQAVLAVPRGFDASVAAGEAPQLDIVSDNNNRLSSGNADQLEKLLEGYRREVVSLSLAWHGLPDALQRPFTQEYQELSNPNGSMMGPMISMVLLLTLSSIAMLGVLDSTAGERERGSLFPLMLNPVSGRTLVYGKWFAVLLQCCIVVVLQLVSMKAALAFSPGSVQQMMGFGWLQAWQGLGLLLPLAALLAAMFMALASQANSYKEGQAKCNVPLMLISFMPAAQMLNTTGRDILWQQLVPGLAQSKQLTALLQGRPLDSGLLLESAVITLALAALALEQARRTLTRAA from the coding sequence ATGATGCGGACCTGGTTCGCCATTGTGGCGAAAGAATTGGTAGACGCGCTGCGCGACCGCAAAACGCTGTGGCTGATCCTGGCGCTGCCGCTATTGAACGGCACCGTGATGATAGGCATGGCCAGCTTCATGGTCCAGGAAGCGGAAAGCCAACAGCAAGAGAAACAACTGCTGCTGGATCACCGGGAATACGCCCCGGCCTTGAGCAACTACCTGGAGCGGCAAGGCTTCCAGCTGCAGCCGGCGCCCGCCGATTACAGGCAGCGCATCAGCAAAGGCGAACTCAAGCAAGCCGTGCTGGCGGTGCCGCGCGGTTTCGACGCCAGCGTGGCCGCCGGCGAAGCGCCGCAACTGGACATTGTCAGCGACAACAATAACCGGCTCTCCAGCGGCAATGCCGATCAGCTGGAAAAACTGCTGGAGGGCTACCGCCGGGAAGTCGTCAGCCTCAGCCTGGCATGGCATGGCCTGCCCGATGCGCTGCAACGCCCCTTCACCCAGGAGTATCAGGAGCTGAGCAATCCCAACGGCTCGATGATGGGGCCGATGATCAGCATGGTCTTGCTGTTGACGCTGAGTTCCATCGCCATGCTGGGCGTGCTGGACAGCACCGCTGGCGAACGCGAACGCGGTTCGCTGTTTCCCTTGATGCTGAATCCCGTCTCCGGCCGCACCCTGGTGTATGGGAAATGGTTTGCCGTCTTGTTGCAGTGCTGCATCGTCGTGGTGCTGCAATTGGTCAGCATGAAGGCCGCTCTGGCTTTCAGCCCAGGCAGCGTGCAGCAAATGATGGGATTTGGCTGGCTGCAGGCATGGCAAGGCCTGGGACTGCTGCTGCCGCTGGCGGCGCTGCTCGCCGCGATGTTCATGGCGCTGGCCAGCCAAGCCAACTCTTATAAAGAAGGGCAGGCCAAATGCAATGTGCCGCTCATGCTCATCTCCTTCATGCCTGCGGCGCAGATGCTCAACACCACCGGCCGCGACATTCTGTGGCAGCAATTGGTGCCGGGCCTGGCGCAATCCAAGCAACTGACAGCCTTGCTGCAAGGCCGTCCCCTGGATAGCGGCCTGCTGCTGGAAAGCGCCGTCATCACCTTGGCCCTGGCCGCGCTGGCGCTGGAGCAGGCGCGCCGCACCTTGACGCGCGCCGCCTGA
- the metK gene encoding methionine adenosyltransferase, translated as MSEYLFTSESVSEGHPDKVADQISDAILDAILREDKHARVAAETLVNTGLVVLAGEITTTANIDYIKIARETIKRIGYDDSELGFDYRGCAVMACYDKQSPDIAQGVNEGEGLDLNQGAGDQGLMFGYACDETPTLMPFPIYYAHRLVQRQAELRKDGRLPWLRPDAKSQITCVYDAATGLPKRIDTVVLSTQHSPDIDHKTLTEAVIEDIIKPVLPPEMITEETKFLINPTGRFVIGGPMGDCGLTGRKIIVDTYGGAAPHGGGAFSGKDPSKVDRSAAYAGRYVAKNIVAAGLARQCQIQVSYAIGVAEPTSIAVDTFGTNNIPNEKIVELVKKHFDLRPKGIIQMLDLLRPIYGKTAAYGHFGREEPEFTWERTDKVEALRADAGL; from the coding sequence ATGAGTGAATACCTGTTTACCTCTGAATCGGTATCCGAAGGCCATCCGGACAAAGTCGCCGACCAGATTTCCGACGCGATTCTGGACGCCATCCTGCGCGAAGACAAGCACGCTCGCGTGGCTGCCGAAACGCTGGTGAATACCGGTCTGGTCGTGCTGGCGGGCGAGATCACCACCACCGCCAACATCGATTACATCAAGATCGCGCGCGAAACCATCAAGCGCATCGGTTACGACGACTCCGAGCTGGGCTTCGATTACCGCGGCTGCGCGGTGATGGCCTGCTACGACAAGCAATCGCCGGACATCGCCCAGGGCGTGAACGAAGGCGAGGGCTTGGACCTGAACCAGGGCGCCGGCGACCAGGGCCTGATGTTCGGCTACGCCTGCGACGAAACGCCGACGCTGATGCCGTTCCCGATCTACTACGCGCACCGTCTGGTGCAGCGCCAGGCTGAATTGCGCAAGGACGGCCGCCTGCCGTGGCTGCGTCCGGACGCCAAGAGCCAGATCACCTGCGTGTACGACGCCGCCACCGGCCTGCCCAAGCGCATCGACACCGTGGTGCTGTCCACTCAGCACAGCCCGGACATCGACCACAAGACGCTGACCGAGGCGGTGATCGAAGACATCATCAAGCCGGTGCTGCCGCCGGAGATGATCACCGAAGAAACCAAGTTCCTGATCAACCCGACCGGCCGTTTCGTCATCGGCGGCCCGATGGGCGATTGCGGCCTGACCGGCCGCAAGATCATCGTCGACACCTATGGCGGCGCGGCGCCGCACGGCGGCGGCGCTTTCTCGGGCAAGGATCCGTCCAAGGTGGACCGTTCGGCGGCTTACGCCGGCCGCTACGTGGCGAAGAACATCGTCGCCGCCGGCCTGGCGCGCCAGTGCCAGATCCAGGTTTCCTACGCCATCGGCGTGGCCGAGCCGACCTCGATCGCCGTGGATACCTTCGGCACCAACAATATTCCGAACGAAAAGATCGTGGAACTGGTGAAGAAGCACTTCGATCTGCGTCCGAAGGGCATCATCCAGATGCTGGACCTGTTGCGTCCGATCTACGGCAAGACCGCGGCTTACGGCCACTTCGGCCGCGAAGAGCCGGAATTCACTTGGGAACGCACCGACAAGGTGGAAGCGCTGCGCGCCGACGCCGGTCTGTAA
- a CDS encoding lysophospholipid acyltransferase family protein, translated as MSKLVQLLLSVLAHLPLSWLQGLGAALGRLTYHASPRFAARLRENLSSSKIYENYQVLPAKVNQCAAETGKGALELSIAWCRSPEDIAAMVQSCQGWEHVDEALARGDGIIFVTPHLGSYDIAGRYISSRLPFPLTAMYRPPKLQWLEPVMQAGRARGKGKTAPATAAGVRVLMKALKSGEATIILPDQVPGNGEGVWAPFFDQPAYTMTLVPRLAQMSGVTTLFFVGERLPRGQGFVVHIQPLTQPFSGDKEADCALMNAQVENLIRRFPSQYLWSYNRYKCPAGVSRPETEQQGHA; from the coding sequence ATGTCCAAGCTAGTCCAATTATTGCTGTCTGTCCTGGCGCACCTCCCCTTATCCTGGCTACAAGGTTTGGGTGCCGCTCTGGGGCGACTGACTTATCACGCCTCCCCCCGCTTCGCCGCGAGGCTGCGAGAGAATCTAAGTTCTAGTAAAATCTACGAAAATTATCAGGTTTTACCAGCAAAAGTCAATCAATGCGCCGCCGAGACCGGCAAGGGCGCGCTGGAGTTGTCCATCGCCTGGTGCCGCAGCCCGGAAGACATCGCGGCCATGGTTCAATCCTGCCAAGGTTGGGAGCATGTGGATGAGGCTCTGGCTCGCGGTGACGGTATTATATTCGTAACTCCGCACTTAGGCAGCTATGATATCGCCGGACGTTATATCAGTTCCCGCCTGCCCTTCCCCTTGACTGCCATGTACCGCCCGCCCAAGCTGCAATGGCTGGAACCGGTGATGCAGGCCGGCCGCGCCCGCGGCAAGGGCAAGACCGCACCCGCCACCGCCGCCGGCGTGCGCGTATTGATGAAAGCGTTGAAATCCGGCGAAGCCACCATCATCCTGCCCGATCAGGTGCCCGGCAACGGCGAAGGCGTCTGGGCGCCGTTTTTCGATCAGCCGGCCTACACCATGACCCTGGTGCCGCGGCTGGCGCAAATGAGCGGCGTGACCACGCTGTTCTTCGTCGGCGAGCGTTTGCCGCGCGGCCAGGGCTTCGTCGTGCATATCCAGCCCTTGACCCAGCCCTTCAGCGGCGACAAGGAGGCCGACTGCGCCTTGATGAACGCGCAAGTAGAAAACCTGATTCGCCGCTTCCCCAGCCAGTATCTGTGGAGCTATAACCGCTACAAGTGCCCGGCCGGCGTCAGCCGTCCGGAGACAGAACAACAAGGACACGCATGA
- a CDS encoding lipid A biosynthesis lauroyl acyltransferase: MKFAFALLWLIRLLPMRTIGLIAAGMGNIAYLLAGGRRRVGLINLRLCFPDMPLAERRRLIRKNCQHMMRMVLEYGVCWWSSAKRIDSLVDIKNLHYVTELREQGEDVILFYPHFVGFEMCVYALNQYIPLVSVYSHQKNDTLDRQIYAGRQRYDNAYIVSRQEGLRPIIKAMRKDHAPFLYLPDQDFGVRDSLFVDFFGVKAATITGMSRITKLARAKVVPAIARRVGDRFELEFYPAWDDYPSEDIEADTRRMNAFLEERIREIPDQYFWLHKRFKSRPQGEARFY; the protein is encoded by the coding sequence ATGAAATTCGCTTTCGCCCTGTTATGGCTGATCCGCCTGTTGCCGATGCGGACCATCGGCCTGATTGCCGCCGGCATGGGCAATATCGCCTATTTGCTGGCTGGCGGCCGCCGCCGCGTCGGCCTGATCAATCTCAGGCTGTGCTTCCCCGATATGCCGCTGGCCGAGCGCAGACGGCTGATCCGCAAAAACTGCCAGCACATGATGCGCATGGTGCTGGAATACGGCGTGTGCTGGTGGAGCTCCGCCAAGCGCATCGACAGCCTGGTCGACATCAAGAACCTGCACTACGTCACCGAACTGCGCGAGCAGGGCGAGGACGTGATCCTGTTCTACCCGCACTTCGTCGGTTTCGAGATGTGCGTTTACGCGCTCAATCAATACATTCCGCTGGTCAGCGTTTATTCGCACCAGAAGAACGACACCTTGGACCGCCAGATCTACGCCGGCCGCCAACGCTATGACAACGCCTACATCGTGTCGCGCCAGGAGGGTCTGCGACCGATCATCAAGGCGATGCGCAAGGACCACGCCCCCTTCCTGTACCTGCCCGATCAGGACTTCGGCGTGCGCGATTCACTATTCGTCGATTTCTTCGGCGTCAAGGCCGCCACCATCACCGGCATGTCGCGCATCACCAAGCTGGCCCGCGCCAAAGTGGTGCCGGCCATCGCCCGCCGCGTCGGCGACCGTTTCGAACTGGAGTTCTACCCGGCTTGGGATGATTATCCGAGCGAGGATATCGAAGCCGATACCCGCCGCATGAACGCCTTTCTGGAAGAGCGCATCCGCGAAATCCCGGACCAATACTTCTGGCTGCACAAGCGATTCAAGAGCCGTCCGCAAGGCGAAGCGCGTTTCTACTGA